The following is a genomic window from uncultured Propionivibrio sp..
AAACTACCGTCAAGGCACTACCGCTCACCGTACGTAAGGTTATCGGGCGTCGGGCGATCATGGAACTCCTGCCGGGAGCGGCCATTAACCTGGGAACCGGCATCCCAAACGATGTTATCGGTGCAATCGCCGCAGAAGAAGGGCTTTCTAACGACATTCTGCTAACCGTCGAGTCCGGGCTCTACGGAGGAATCCCGGAGGGGGGAGTGGATTTTGGCATTGCGCACAACACCTTGGCGCTGCTGGAACACCCCGTGCAAATGGATTTCTATAACGGCATGGGTGTGCCCTTCACTTTCATGGGGGCGGGAGAAATGGATGCATCTGGAAACGTCAACGCCACCAAGTTTGGTGATCGTTGCACCGGATGTGGCGGCTTCATCGATATCACTCAGAACGCAGGCCACGTAATTTTCTGCTCGACGTTCACCGCACGTGGACTTGAAGTTGATTTCTCAGATGGTCGCCTGACCATCATCAAGGAAGGGTCGGAACGCAAGCTTGTTGAAAAAGTTGCTCAAGTCTCGTTCAACGGCGAGATCGCTCGCTCGAAAGGCCAAAAGGTTCATTTCGTCACGGAACGGGCGGTTTTCGAACTGCGATCTGAAGGGCCAGTGCTGACCGAAGTTGCAAACGGGGTTGACCTCGAACGAGATGTACTGTCGCAGATGGATTTTCGTCCGATTATTGCCGCTGATCTGAAAACTATCGATCCCTCAATCTATTTGGAGGGGGCCTTCGGGCTGAGAGAAAAGCTGTTCGCGAAATAGATGATCGATTATCAAAGGAGATTTGAAATGAAACTGAAGAATAAGGTTGCGATTGTTACCGGAGCAGGACGTGGGCTGGGCAAAGGCATTGCACTTAAGCTGGCAGCCGAGGGCGCCAAGGTTGTAGTCGCCGATATTCTTGAGGAAAACGCCGTGGCCGTTGTTGCGGAAATCACTGCAGCCGGCGGCAAAGCTGTTTCTGCTGTCGCAAACATTGCACGGAAAAACGAGGTCGAAGCCATGGTGAGCACGGCAATCTCGGCCTTTGGCGGTTTGGATATCATGGTCAACAATGCGGGAATCAACCGTGACGGCCAACTCTTCAAAATGAGTGATGAAGATTGGGATTTGGTAATCTCGGTCAATCTGACCGGAACCTTTTACTGTACCCGGTTGGCTGCGCAGCACATGCGTGAAAAAAGCTATGGTCGGATTATCAATATCGCTTCAATGAGTTGGCTCGGCAACTTTGGCCAGGCTAACTATGCGGCGGCTAAAGCGGGCGTTGTGGGATTAACAAAGACTGCTGCACGCGAACTTGCCAAAAAGGGTATTACTTGCAACGCCATTTGCCCCGGCTTCATTGATACAGACATGACGCGCGGCGTGCCGGACAAGGTATGGGACATCATGGTCGGCAAGGTTGCTGCCGGACGTGCTGGCACTCCGGAAGAGGTCGGCAATGTCGTCGCTTTCTTGGCGTCCGACGAAGCGGCTTATGTCACAGGAGAAGTGATCAACGTGAGTGGTGGCATGGTGCTCTAGAGCAGAGATGCCCCAGTGACGATGTTTGCCTCCTTGTTCCCCGTTCGATTACCGAAACCGCTGATCGAACGGAATACCGGAGCAGATTAACCCAACGGACCAGCGGTGAATCAATCATAAGTGGAAGCGTAAATGTCCCACAACGTCATAACGGAAGGGAAGGCAAGATGAACCGGCTCATTGATACCTATTTTCGAGCGCTTAAGTTCTTGGTCGTTTTTATGATCAGTGCCATGGTCGCACTGATATTCGGTAACGTTGTCTTGCGCTACGGCTTCAATTCCGGCATTTCCGTGTCGGAGGAATTGTCGCGGTGGGCATTCGTGTGGTTGACCTACACCGGCGCCATTATCGCAATACGCGAAAACACCCACCTTGGCATGGACACACTTATCTCTAGGCTTCCAATGTCGGGGAAACGATTCTGCTACGTCTTAAGCCACCTTCTGATGTTGTTTTGCGTAGCACTATTTGGCATCGGTAGCTGGAAGCAGGCAGCGATTAATTTGCATGCAGAGGCATCAGCATCTGGACTTTCCATTGGCCTTTTCTTCTACGGTGCTGGTGTGTTTTTCAGCCTGCCCGCAATGCTGATTTTGCTCAAGAATCTGTGGCTGGTCCTCTCTGGCGGGCTGAATGACTCAGACCTTATCTGCATCAAGGAATCCGAAGAAGATCTTGATGAAAACGCCATTGCCGAGTTGCAGCAGGAAATGGAACGTGAAACGGTTCGGCTCTCTACCGAAGATAAAGCAAAGAAGGACTAACATCATGACCGTTGCTATCTTTTTGTTTTCGCTCTGCGGCGCTATGGCCCTCGGTATGCCGATTGCCTTCGCACTTATCGTCTGCGGCGTTTCCCTGATGTTGCACATGAATATGTTTGAGACGCAGGTGATTGCGCAAAATCTTATTCATGGCGCCGATAATTTTCAGTTAATGGCCATCCCGTTCTTTATGCTCGCCGGGACAATTATGAATGCCGGGGGGATGTCGAAGCGCATTATCAACGTGGCCATGGCGTTGGTTGGTCATATCAGAGGGGGCCTAGGCTATGTGGCTATCGTTGCCTCGTGCATCCTCGCTTCGCTATCTGGCTCTGCGGCGGCAGATGCGGCAGCCATGTCCGCACTGCTCTTTCCGATGATGATCAAGTCGGGCTACGACCCGGCAAAATCGGCGGGGCTCATAGCATCGGGCAGTATCATCGGCCCAATGGTTCCTCCCTCGGCCAACCTCATTCTTTTCGGCGTCACTGCAAGCCTTTCGATCACCAAGTTGTTCATGGCGGCCATCGTTCCCGGATTGTTAATTGCCCTAGGGATTACCGTCGCGTGGTGGTGGATGGCTCGGGATATGGAACTCGAAGTTCCGCCAAAGGCATCTCCAAAGGAAATCGCCTGTGCTCTACGCGATGGGGCTTGGGCGTTAGTTATGCCGGGAATCCTCGTATTCGGCCTGAAATTT
Proteins encoded in this region:
- a CDS encoding TRAP transporter large permease subunit, giving the protein MTVAIFLFSLCGAMALGMPIAFALIVCGVSLMLHMNMFETQVIAQNLIHGADNFQLMAIPFFMLAGTIMNAGGMSKRIINVAMALVGHIRGGLGYVAIVASCILASLSGSAAADAAAMSALLFPMMIKSGYDPAKSAGLIASGSIIGPMVPPSANLILFGVTASLSITKLFMAAIVPGLLIALGITVAWWWMARDMELEVPPKASPKEIACALRDGAWALVMPGILVFGLKFGIFTPMEAGVVCAAYALFVSMFVYRDLKADQIYGVLLHAGQTAAIVMFLVASALVSAWLITIADIPQQVVEMLRPFMGNKILLMIMVNILVVVIGTAMDMTPTILILTPVLVPVMVSAGIDPIYFGVVFVINNAIGLVTPPVGTTLNVVCGVTKVKMDRVIVGVWPFMIAQLVVMGLLIVFPNLVLAPMRFFMG
- a CDS encoding TRAP transporter small permease, translated to MNRLIDTYFRALKFLVVFMISAMVALIFGNVVLRYGFNSGISVSEELSRWAFVWLTYTGAIIAIRENTHLGMDTLISRLPMSGKRFCYVLSHLLMLFCVALFGIGSWKQAAINLHAEASASGLSIGLFFYGAGVFFSLPAMLILLKNLWLVLSGGLNDSDLICIKESEEDLDENAIAELQQEMERETVRLSTEDKAKKD
- the fabG gene encoding 3-oxoacyl-ACP reductase FabG, whose product is MKLKNKVAIVTGAGRGLGKGIALKLAAEGAKVVVADILEENAVAVVAEITAAGGKAVSAVANIARKNEVEAMVSTAISAFGGLDIMVNNAGINRDGQLFKMSDEDWDLVISVNLTGTFYCTRLAAQHMREKSYGRIINIASMSWLGNFGQANYAAAKAGVVGLTKTAARELAKKGITCNAICPGFIDTDMTRGVPDKVWDIMVGKVAAGRAGTPEEVGNVVAFLASDEAAYVTGEVINVSGGMVL